Within Oikeobacillus pervagus, the genomic segment TAGACCATATTAAATTTAATGTGATAGAAACGAAGAAATTATTACCTGAGGATGTGGATTTATTTGCGGTTGTGAAAGCAAATGCTTATGGACATGGAGATGTTCAAGTTGCCCATGCTGCTTTAGGAGCTGGAGCGAGTGGGCTAGCAGTTGCTGTGTTAGACGAAGCACTAGCTTTGCGAAAAAAAGGTGTGACATCTCCTATACTAGTATTAGGGGCGAGTCGTCCAGAAGATGCCGTCATCGCAGCTGAAAATCGAATCTCTTTGACCGTATTTCAAATGGAATGGCTGAAACAAGCGGAGCCGCAATTACAAGGAAAGATGCTAAATGTCCATTTGAAATGTGATACAGGCATGGGAAGATTAGGAATTAAAACGGAAAAGGAAATAAAGACATTTGAAACCTATTTAGCTTCTAGTTCTGTCTTTCGATTTGAGGGCGTTTTTACTCACTTTGCAACTGCAGATGAGGTTGAAATGACTTATTTTACAGAGCAATTAGGTCGTTTCCAATCACTTATTAGCTTCTTAAGAGCAAAGCCAAAGTATATTCATTGTGCGAATAGCGCCACAACTCTAAGACATTCAAAAGCTTATTTTAATGCAGTAAGACTAGGGATTTCTATGTATGGATTATCTCCTTCTAATGAAATGAAACCTTTACTGCCATT encodes:
- the alr gene encoding alanine racemase, producing the protein MSNNHVFFRDTWAEIQLDHIKFNVIETKKLLPEDVDLFAVVKANAYGHGDVQVAHAALGAGASGLAVAVLDEALALRKKGVTSPILVLGASRPEDAVIAAENRISLTVFQMEWLKQAEPQLQGKMLNVHLKCDTGMGRLGIKTEKEIKTFETYLASSSVFRFEGVFTHFATADEVEMTYFTEQLGRFQSLISFLRAKPKYIHCANSATTLRHSKAYFNAVRLGISMYGLSPSNEMKPLLPFQLKPAFSLHTKVVHIKKVHAGEKISYGATYEASGDEWIATLPIGYADGWIRKLQGQEVLVNGQRAPIVGRICMDQCMIRLNQEVSIGTKVTLIGKQGDQEITMDEIAETLETIDYEVPCIITSRVPRVYIENGQVQSIDNKLLPSIF